CTGTGGACGTTTTTTTGGTCGTTGTTGCCATGCTCGTAAAATTTCCTTCACACAAATTGTTTCAACAATACCTGCTACTATCAGTTATATATTATTGTTGTGGTCGAACTTTGATCAATAGATTTATTCACCAATCTCAGGTGTTGAATAGGAAAAGGACCTTTCTCACGCTACTGCCGCGCAATAGAACCTGGTCTCATGTGGCTAACCCCGTTAAGGGTGGTTGTTAGTTTGGTTCAGGCGAAGTCCCGGTTAGATGGACTGGTATTAATTAAGGGTTGCGAATTTACTTTAAATTAATGGTTATGCAAATGATTTAACAGTATTGTTTCAACAATTCGCCCTGTATTGCATTTACTTAAATTCACACTATATTTCCGTAGGTTTGCGCCTAATTGAATTATGAACGCTGTGTCTTCTATTGATATTAAATCACTTGCGCTGAAAACCATTCAGCAGGAGGCCGATGCTATCAACGCATTGAGGTCAATGATCGATGATCAGTTCGAAAAGGCCGTTCAGGCCATCCAGCACACGAAAGGAAGATTGGTAATCAGTGGAATAGGGAAATCTGCCATCATCGCTCAAAAGATCGTGGCCACCCTGAATTCCACAGGCACTCCAGCCATCTTTTTACACGCCGCAGACGCCATTCACGGCGATCTCGGAATGGTACAGCAGCAGGATGTGGTGATGGTGATCAGCAAAAGCGGCGAAAGCCCCGAGATCAAAGTACTGATACCATTGATCCGCAATTTCGGCAATACCATCATCGGTATGGTCGGCAATATGCATTCCTTCCTGGCCAAAAACTCGAACATCGTTCTCAATACAACCGTTTCGCAGGAAGCCTGTCCAAATAACCTGGCCCCCACTTCCAGCACCACCGCTCAGCTGGTGATGGGAGATGCGATGGCTGTGGTGTTGATGGAACTGAAAGGATTCGGCTCCGATGATTTTGCCAGGTTCCATCCCGGTGGAACATTGGGCAAGAAACTCTACCTCCGCGTGGCCGATCTGTATACACAAAACGAAAAACCGGCAGTGCTGGCCAATGCAACACTCAAGGAAGTGATCGTGGAGATCAGCCGCAAGCGCCTTGGGGTAACAGCAGTTACCAACGATCAGCAGCAACTGCTGGGCATCATCACTGATGGCGACCTTCGCAGAATGCTGGAAAAAAGCGTAACATTGGATAGCGTAACTGCTTCCGAGATCATGACTGTTCATCCGAAAACGATCGCCCCGGATGCACTGGCCATCGAAGCGCTGGACCTGCTCCGGCAATATGATATTACCCAGCTGGTAGTATCCTCCGAAAACCAATACCTGGGAATTATTCATTTACACGACCTCGTGAGAGAGGGCCTGATTTAGCGAGTACAACTTTTCACAATGAACAAACATCATTACGTAGTGATCATGGCGGGTGGCATTGGAAGCCGCTTCTGGCCTATGAGCCGCAGCAACTACCCGAAACAGTTCCTCGATATTCTCGGTACCGGTAAAACACTTATCCAGTCTACCTTCGAGCGATTTGCTGCTTTCATTCCGCAGGAAAATATTTATGTGGTCACCTCCGCAGAATATGTGAACATCGTGAAGCATCAGCTGCCTGAGCTCCCCCTGCAGAACATACTCGGTGAGCCATCCCGGAAGAATACCGCTCCCTGTATCGCATACATCTCTTTCAAGTTATATCAGATGGATCCCAATGCCACCATGATAGTGGCGCCTGCGGACCATCTCATCCTGGATAATATCGCTTTCAACAAAGTTTGCCTGGAAGCCCTCAGCTTTGTGACCAAACACAATGCGCTGATCACGCTTGGCATCAAGCCAACCTATCCCAATACAGGTTACGGCTATATCCAGTATGAACAGCACGAAGTGTCTGACAATGTGTACAAGGTGAAAACCTTTACTGAAAAGCCCAACCTTGAACTGGCAAAAGCCTTCATGGCCAGTGGCGAATTCCTCTGGAATGCCGGCATCTTTGTTTGGCAGGTAAAGAATATCATTTCTGCTTTCGAGAAATATCTTCCCGAAATGTATGAAGTGTTCCTCGCTGAAAAGGCCCGCTTCAATACTCCGGAAGAACATGCTGCATTGCTGGAGATCTATCCGCTCTGCACCAATATCAGCATAGACTTCGGTATCATGGAAAAAGCGGATAACGTTTACCTCATCCCGGCCTCTTTCGGCTGGAGCGATCTCGGAACCTGGAACAGCGCTTACGAAAACCTTGAAAAAGATTATCTCGGCAACGCTGTTGCCGGTAATGAAGTGATGGTCTTCGATTCCCACAACAATATGGTACATGCTCAGAAAGACAAACTGGTATTGCTGCAGGGCATGGAAGATTTTATTGTTGTAGACACCGATGATGTGTTGCTCATCTGCAAAAAAGAAAAAGAACAGGAGATCAAAGAGTACGTTGCCGAAGTAAAAAGAAACAAGGGCGATAAATACCTGTAATATGATCCCACTCAACAATATTCTTTTCCTCGATATCGAAACTGTTTCTCAGTACGCCACTTACGATGAAGTACCGGAAACATGGAAGGAGCTGTGGACCGCCAAAAGCGCCTTCCTGCTGCGGGGAAAAGAAGATGAAACAGTGGAATCCGTTTACGGCAAATCCGCCATCTATGCGGAATTCGGAAAGGTCGTCTGTATCAGTGTTGGCCTTATTCAGGGAAATAGCGAAGGAAAGAAACTGATCCTGAAATCATTTTTCGGGGACGATGAAAAACTCCTCCTGCTCCGCTTCTGCGAAATGCTCAAACGCTGGGCCATGGACAGCAACAAATATCTATGCGCCCACAACGGAAAGGAATTCGATTTTCCTTATCTCTGCCGCAGAATGATCATCAATGGTATGATCATCCCCCCCATTCTTAATACCGCCGGGAAAAAACCCTGGGAAGTGTCGCACCTCGATACGATGGAACTTTGGAAATTCGGGGATTTCAAGAACTATACTTCACTTAATTTGTTAGCACATACACTCGGTATCCCCACTCCAAAGGATGATATCGATGGCAAAATGGTGGGCGACGTATACTGGCGTCAGAAAGATATCCAGCGGATCGCTACCTATTGTCAGAAAGATGTGGTCACTGCCACCCAGGTTTACCTCCGCCTCCACAATGAGGCCATGATCCTGCCCGACAACATAGAAATCAAAGACTGATTATGCAAAGAACAAATTATTCTTCAGGAGCCAAATGGGAAGACATTGTAGGCTACAGCCGCGCCGTGCGCGTAGGTAATTTCATCGAGGTCACCGGAACCGTTGCCGTGGACGATAATGGCAAGGTAGTGGGCGATAACAACCCTTACCAACAAACGAAATACGCTTACCAGAAAATAGAAAAAGTGCTCACCCAGGCCGGCGCCTCACTCAAAGATGTGGTACGGTGCCGCATGTTTGTAACGGATATCAAACGCTGGGAAGAATATGGCCGCGGCCATGCTGAATTCTTCAAAGACATCAAGCCCTGTTTGAGTATGATCGAAGTAAGCGCTCTTATTGAACCGGAATTTATGGTGGAGATCGAAGTGAGCGCCATCATTCCATAAATTCGCTGTATGAATATAGAATCTCTCAGAACCTACTGCCTGTCTAAACCGGCGGTAGAAGAGACCCTGCCCTTCGGGCCGGATACACTCGTATTCAAAGTGGTGGGAAAAGTTTTCCTGCTGACAGGCCTGGACAGTGACCCACTGAGCTTTAACGTGAAATGTGATCCGGACCTGGCCATCGAGCTCAGGGAAAGATATGATGCTGTACAACCGGGATATCATATGAATAAGAAACACTGGAATACTATAACAGTGGATGGATCGGTTTCAGGAAGACTCCTGAAAGAATGGATCGATCACAGTTATGAGCTTGTTGTGGATAGCCTGCCGGCCAAAGTGAAAGCGGAGCTGAAGAAGTAATATTAAATTTGTCCAAATGATCACTGTGAACAACCCTCTCGCCATTGATTCCAAACTGCCGGATATAGGCACTACCATCTTCACTGTTATGAGCGGCCTTGCGTCAAAGCATAATGCCGTGAATCTCGGACAGGGATTCCCGGACTTCCCCATGAGTGAAGAATTGACCGGGCTGGTGAATACCGCCATGAAAGACGGCTTCAACCAATACGCACCCGCTCCCGGCTGGATGCCGCTTCGCGAAGCCATCGCAGAAAAGATCTCCTTTCTTTACAACACCACCGTCGATCCCGATACCGAAATCACCATTACTCCCGGTGGCACTTATGCGATTTACACAGCGCTCACTACCGTATTGCAACCCGGCGACGAAGTGATCATCTTTGAACCGGCCTATGATAGCTATATTCCGAATGTAACTATCAACGGCGCGATCCCCGTTCTAATAGATCTTCAATTTCCGGACTATCGCATCAACTGGGAAGAAGTTAAAAAGAAGATCACACCGCGCACGCGTATGATCATGCTGAATACGCCGCATAATCCCACCGGATCTGTGTTGAGAGAAGATGATATCGAAGCACTGCGCGAAATAGTTCAGGACACCAATATCCTCATCCTTTCGGATGAAGTATACGAACATCTTATTTTCGATAATATCCCGCACCAGAGCATGCTCCGTTATCCGGACCTGCTGGAGCGCAGCTTTGTTTGCTTTTCTTTCGGGAAAGTTTATCACTGCACCGGCTGGAAGATGGGTTACTGTGTTGCGCCGTCTGCTCTGACCAAAGAATTCAGGAAAGTTCACCAGTTCAATTGTTTTTCCGCTCATACACCCTCACAGGTAGCATTAGCCGCTTTCCTGCAGAACCGGGAATCTTATTTATCGCTTGCCCCGGAAATGCAGCAGAAGCGCGATTATTTCCAGGACCTGATGTCGAAAACGAGATTTACGCCGTTGCCCAGTTATGGAAGCTACTTCCAGTGTTATCAGTACAACCGTATCAGTGATGAGGGCGATAAGGATTTTGCAATCCGTATCACCAAAGAATTCGGCATTGCTACCATCCCTGTTTCGGCCTTCTACCGGTCAGGCAAAGACGATAAAGTGATCCGTTTCTGCTTCGCGAAGAAAGAGTCCACGCTGGCGCAGGCCGCGGAAAGGCTGAGCAAGATCTAGTCAAGGTATTTTGCCGGGATCGGTAGTTGCGGGGTTTCGTTCTGCCAGAAGATAGTCACCACCCACCAGCGTGATCCATCATTCCATAATTGAATACTGTTGATGCCGCGCATGAAGGGCTTTTCGTCTGCCTTTGTTTTGCGGGATTCATAAGTACTGAACACGTGCACCACTGCTCCGAACTCTTCAACCGTACGATGGATCTCGGTTTCAAAGAAGCCCATCTTTTCCAGCACCGGACCGCTGGCGCTGATATAATCTTCCAGGCTCATCACTTTGCGGCCGGAACTGCCATCGGCCCTTTTGCCCGTGGGGATCAGCCGGGCTTCGGGAATGAAGAGCGTCCGCATCCTGTTCCAGTTCCTTTTCTGACCTGCCGGCCCGGAAATGACATCGTAAAGGGCAGTGAGGATCCCATTCATGGAACCTACATCTTTTGGGTCTGGCGCAATACTGTCTCTTACCGCATCGTTTTTTGCGTTGGCATGCAGTGCTCCGCCCAAAATCAGGACTATGGCAAAAAGGATTCTTTTCATAATATCGGTTTAGTTACGGAATCTATTAATTTGCCGGGTCATTTGAGCCTGAATTCATCTGGAAGGTGTTAAAGCCTTGTTGGGCTGCCGGATTTAAGAATCCAATAACAAGCCCGGAAGCATTTTGCCAGTCTCAATACTATAATACAACCCTGTTATGAACCGGATCTTTACCCTCATTTTCATTATTACTGTGCTGGCCGGCTGCGGCAGCACCAGGTTTCGTGCGCCGGTATCGGAAGACAAACCTCTGTTTGCCGCTATCAATGAACTGATCAAAAGGCCAGACAATGCCAAAGCGCAGAATGACCTCACCTATTTTTTCAACCAGGCGGTGACCCGCCACGAAGAAGCGGCTTCGGTGTATCGCAATAGCGCTGATCCCGCCCGCTGGGATAAATTATTGAAAGAGCTGAATGCGCTTCAGACCATTTACACCGCTACTCAGGCTATACCCAATGCTACCAGGTTCGTACAACCGAAGAACTACCTGGGCGAACTGGAGGCCACCCGTGAAAATGCTGCAGACTTCTACTGGCAGCAGGCAATGGACAATTTTGAAAAAGACGACAGGCAAAGCAGCTTGCTGGCATTCGATCTTTTCCGTAAGGCCAGTAGCTATGTGAACGGATATAAAGATGCGAACCGGCTCAGCCAGGAAGCCTGGGAGAACAGTATTGTGAATGTAGTGGTGTTGCCGGTGCAGGAGAATTATCCAACTTTCTTCCGCGAATGGGATCCCGGCGAGCGCTACAGGGCTGAATACTTCCAGGAGCAGCTGGTGAGGGAACTTGGCGGTAAGTCAGCCACCCATTACCCTGCCCGCTTCTTCACAGATATTGAAATGAGCAATGATTATGACAGGCCTGATTGGGAGCTGAGTGTGAAATGGGATTATGTTAACACCAGCACTACTACGCCATCCAGGGAAAAAAGGGAAGTGTCTAAGAATATCCTCGCAGGCAGGGACTCAACTGGTAAGCAGGTGTATATCCTGGTGAAAGCTACTATCACTACCACCACACGGTCTGTCAGTGCCAGAGGAAGGCTCGCGTATACCCTTACCGGCACTTATGACAGGAAATTGATAGATATCGGAAGCTCCAGCGATGAAGTAAGCTGGACGGAAACCTCCATCAGCTATACCGGCGATAAAAGAGCGCTGAGCGATGAAGAACTGAAGCTGATCAAGGCCCGCAGTTTTGATCGCGGCCCGTCCAAAACAGAAGTGATGGATGCGTTAGCCAGAAAAATGTTCCCTGAACTAAGACGAAAAATGGAAAGAACGTTATCAACATAAAATAAGAAAGGCGTATCACCGGATACGCCTTTCTTATTTTATGTGAATTCTGTTATTACTATTTGAAGAGCTGGAACACCAGCAAGCTCATGAAATAAGCCAGGGCCGTCATGTATGCCAGCTGGATCAGCGGCCATTTCCAGCTTTTGGTTTCACGCTTTACGATAGCGAGTGTACTCATGCACTGCATCGCAAAAACATAGAATACCATCAGGGAAAGACCTGTTGCCAACGTATAAACTTTTGTGCCGTCAGTCCTTTTGGCTGCATTGAGTTTTTCTGCGAGCGTGGCCTGGTCTGCATCATCGCCTCCTTC
This portion of the Pseudobacter ginsenosidimutans genome encodes:
- a CDS encoding RidA family protein, which encodes MQRTNYSSGAKWEDIVGYSRAVRVGNFIEVTGTVAVDDNGKVVGDNNPYQQTKYAYQKIEKVLTQAGASLKDVVRCRMFVTDIKRWEEYGRGHAEFFKDIKPCLSMIEVSALIEPEFMVEIEVSAIIP
- a CDS encoding KpsF/GutQ family sugar-phosphate isomerase, yielding MNAVSSIDIKSLALKTIQQEADAINALRSMIDDQFEKAVQAIQHTKGRLVISGIGKSAIIAQKIVATLNSTGTPAIFLHAADAIHGDLGMVQQQDVVMVISKSGESPEIKVLIPLIRNFGNTIIGMVGNMHSFLAKNSNIVLNTTVSQEACPNNLAPTSSTTAQLVMGDAMAVVLMELKGFGSDDFARFHPGGTLGKKLYLRVADLYTQNEKPAVLANATLKEVIVEISRKRLGVTAVTNDQQQLLGIITDGDLRRMLEKSVTLDSVTASEIMTVHPKTIAPDALAIEALDLLRQYDITQLVVSSENQYLGIIHLHDLVREGLI
- a CDS encoding 3'-5' exonuclease, with protein sequence MIPLNNILFLDIETVSQYATYDEVPETWKELWTAKSAFLLRGKEDETVESVYGKSAIYAEFGKVVCISVGLIQGNSEGKKLILKSFFGDDEKLLLLRFCEMLKRWAMDSNKYLCAHNGKEFDFPYLCRRMIINGMIIPPILNTAGKKPWEVSHLDTMELWKFGDFKNYTSLNLLAHTLGIPTPKDDIDGKMVGDVYWRQKDIQRIATYCQKDVVTATQVYLRLHNEAMILPDNIEIKD
- a CDS encoding methionine aminotransferase; this translates as MITVNNPLAIDSKLPDIGTTIFTVMSGLASKHNAVNLGQGFPDFPMSEELTGLVNTAMKDGFNQYAPAPGWMPLREAIAEKISFLYNTTVDPDTEITITPGGTYAIYTALTTVLQPGDEVIIFEPAYDSYIPNVTINGAIPVLIDLQFPDYRINWEEVKKKITPRTRMIMLNTPHNPTGSVLREDDIEALREIVQDTNILILSDEVYEHLIFDNIPHQSMLRYPDLLERSFVCFSFGKVYHCTGWKMGYCVAPSALTKEFRKVHQFNCFSAHTPSQVALAAFLQNRESYLSLAPEMQQKRDYFQDLMSKTRFTPLPSYGSYFQCYQYNRISDEGDKDFAIRITKEFGIATIPVSAFYRSGKDDKVIRFCFAKKESTLAQAAERLSKI
- a CDS encoding MmcQ/YjbR family DNA-binding protein — translated: MNIESLRTYCLSKPAVEETLPFGPDTLVFKVVGKVFLLTGLDSDPLSFNVKCDPDLAIELRERYDAVQPGYHMNKKHWNTITVDGSVSGRLLKEWIDHSYELVVDSLPAKVKAELKK
- a CDS encoding mannose-1-phosphate guanylyltransferase, whose amino-acid sequence is MNKHHYVVIMAGGIGSRFWPMSRSNYPKQFLDILGTGKTLIQSTFERFAAFIPQENIYVVTSAEYVNIVKHQLPELPLQNILGEPSRKNTAPCIAYISFKLYQMDPNATMIVAPADHLILDNIAFNKVCLEALSFVTKHNALITLGIKPTYPNTGYGYIQYEQHEVSDNVYKVKTFTEKPNLELAKAFMASGEFLWNAGIFVWQVKNIISAFEKYLPEMYEVFLAEKARFNTPEEHAALLEIYPLCTNISIDFGIMEKADNVYLIPASFGWSDLGTWNSAYENLEKDYLGNAVAGNEVMVFDSHNNMVHAQKDKLVLLQGMEDFIVVDTDDVLLICKKEKEQEIKEYVAEVKRNKGDKYL